aatactcgaggtacagcagagctccacaccttaatctatggtgtgtagaaactccaccgttgaaaatacataagaacaaggtctaggcatggccgtgaggccagcctcccaatgatctaagatagcataagactatggatagctaccaagatgtaaaatacaatagtaaaaggtcctatttatagggaactagtagcttaagaattacaaagatgagtaaatgacataaaaatccacttccgggcccacttggtgtgtgcttgggctgagcattgaagcattttcgtgtagagactcttcttggagttaaacgccagcttttgtgccagtttgggcgtttaactcccactttggtgccagtttcggcgtttaacgctgggaattctgaaggtgactttgaatgccggtttgggccatcaaatcttaggcaaagtatggactattatatattgctggaaagcccaaaatgtctacttgtcaacgccgttgagagcgcgccaattgggcttctgtagctccagaaaatccacttcgagtgcagggaggtcagaatccaacagcatctgcagtcctttccagtctctgaatcagatttttgctcaagtccctcaatttcagccagaaaatacctgaaatcacagaaaaacacacaaactcatagtaaagtccagaaaagtgaattttaactaaaaactaataaaaatatactaaaaactaactaaaacatactaaaaatatactaaaaacaatgccaaaaagcgtacaaattatccgctcatcagggtgttctaactaaaagtctatacCTAAGTAAAGGCTGGATCACTGAATGTTATTAACTGCTTGTGATGTATCTATGTGTGGTTGtatataactgttttatctattattatttgtgaattgattataaatgattctgtttattaattcaaacattttcaaaaaaaaagtacGTCGCAAAATAattacgcttttaacaacgaatcaggctcatataataaataatagataataattaggaagacaagttggtagcgctcagtttctagtatgatcatgacgtaccagAAATCGGGTCGTTACAATtcggtatcagagcagttcgtttcCAGTAGAGCCTGGGGAATGGACTAACTATGCTtcctggggagtggactgactatgcttcattgcatactctgttgtgtgtctcatgttgttagggtatctttaagatacatttggcatGAATGTCTATGAGCACTTATTTTGGGAATGTTCGTGCCTTacttgagatattaagactgatcaccttaatgttGATTGTTTGGTGCGGATAGGACCTTAATGACTGCAAATAGGCATAGTTTAATCGAGCTCCGAATGATGAATTGATGCGAGGTATAGCTATCCTCATAGCTGTTATGATCTCCATGGCCATGGCTATGTTATATTTGGATACTGTAAGGAACGAACGCTTGTTTTACTTGTGAAGAATCTGGACACACAGTTGTGATCTACCCAAGAAAGTTTGTTTGGAATCCAGTGCGAACCCAGCAACAAGGCCGAGTGTTTTCCATGACTGCTGATGATGCTATGCAATCAGACGCCCTGATTCAAGGTCAGTGTTATGTCAAAAATCGATTTCTAACTGTACTGTATGACTCGGGTGCATCGCattcctttatttctttaacTGTTGCTCGTGAGTTGGGACTAGATTTTTCTGAGTTGAACTTTGATCTAATTGTCCATACACCTGCATCCCAAAATGCTTTGACTAGTTTAGTGTGCCTGCAAGTACCGTTCACTATTAGGAACAGAACTTTTATACATGATCTAATCTATTTGCCTCTatatggtttagaagttattcTAGGATTAGATTGGTTGTCCAAGTATCATGTTTTCCTTGATTGCTTTGAAAGAACTGCTGTTATTGCATCTGATATTTTAGATATTAAACCATTTCAGTTTCATACTTTATATCTGAATTATGTAAAACTTACCTTAGACGGGAGTGATTGTGAGGGGTACGTTCTGTTAGCGGCTAGCTCGAATGACAGTGAATTAAGCTTAGAACGAATCCGAGTGGTGAAAAAATTTCCTGATGTTTTCTCGGACGACATATCTGAGTTTCCTCCTCAGCAAGAGATAGAATTCAGCATTGAACTAGTACTTGGAACCAGACTGATTTCCATAGCACCGTATCGGATGTGACCATTGGAACTTGTAGAGTTGAAGAAGCAGTTGGATGAGCTACTCGCAAAGAAATTTATTCGTCCCAGTGCATCACCTTGGGGAGCTCCAGTATTGCTAgcaaagaagaaggatggtGGGATGAGACTTTGCGTAGATTACCGACAGCTAAATAAAGTCACTACCAAGAACAAGTATCCACTTCCACAGATAGATGATTTGATGGATCAGTTGAAAGGAGCAACTGTGTTCTcaaagattgatttgcgatcggGCTATCACCAGATTCGAGTGAAAGAGTTAGATATACCGAAGACTGCATTTAGAACTCGATATGGTCACTATGAGTATACGGTTATGTCGTTTGGACTAACTAATGCTCCTGCGattttcatggattacatgaatcgTATTTTCCGTTCGTACCTTGACCAGTTCGTAGTAGTTTTCATAGACAATATTTTCATTTATTCGAAGATAGAAAGAGAGCATGAAGAGCCTCTGAGGACTGTATTGCAGATACTGAGGACTCAGAAGTTATATGCTAAACTATCAAAGTGCGAATTCTGGACAGAGAAGGTGGCATTTTTGGGACATGTTATATCATAGGGAGGAATTGTAGTGGATCCTTCGAAAATTGAAGCAATAGTGCAATAGGAACCACCTACGACTGTTACAGAAGTTCGAAGTTTTCTCGGACTTGCTGGCTATTACCAGAGGTTCATCAAAGGATTTTCACAGATAGCCTTACCTTTGACTTACCTTACACGAAAGGAAGTTCCATTTATCTGGATGGCGAAGTGTGATAGAAGTTTCAAGATGCTTAAGGAAAAGCTAACAATTGCACCTGTACTAATACTACCTGATCCGCAGAAACCTTTTGAAGTATATTGTGACGCCTATCATAAAGGACTTGGGTGTGTGCTGATTCAAGACAACAATGTGGTGGCTTATGCTTCTCGGCAGCTGAGACCTCATGAACGAAATTATATGACGCATGACTTGGAATTGGCTGCAGTGGTGTTTGCTCTGAAGAATCTGGAGGCACTATTTGTATGGCACTCAACTAGAATTTTTCTCTGACCAAAAAAGTTTAAAGTATATCTTTGACCAGAAGGATCTTAATATGCGACAGCGAAGGTGGATGGAGTTCCTGAAGGACTATGATTTTAAGTTAAGTTATCACCCAGGAAAAGCGAATGTGGTGGCAGACGCCTTGAGTAGGAAGAAtttgagtatctcttggatgaTGATAAAGGAAGAGAAGTTACTTGCGGAATTTGAGGACCTTAAGTTGGCTATGACTGAGACGTCAAGGGGAGTCCG
Above is a genomic segment from Arachis stenosperma cultivar V10309 chromosome 1, arast.V10309.gnm1.PFL2, whole genome shotgun sequence containing:
- the LOC130979186 gene encoding uncharacterized protein LOC130979186, whose product is MTADDAMQSDALIQGQCYVKNRFLTVLYDSGASHSFISLTVARELGLDFSELNFDLIVHTPASQNALTSLVCLQVPFTIRNRTFIHDLIYLPLYGLEVILGLDWLSKYHVFLDCFERTAVIASDILDIKPFQFHTLYLNYVKLTLDGSDCEGYVLLAASSNDSELSLERIRVVKKFPDVFSDDISEFPPQQEIEFSIELVLGTRLISIAPYRM